A single genomic interval of Alistipes provencensis harbors:
- a CDS encoding bifunctional methionine sulfoxide reductase B/A protein, whose amino-acid sequence MKPLTPEEKRVIVDKGTEAPFTGRYYKHKEPGTYVCRQCGAPLYRSADKFDAGCGWPSFDDEIPGAVKRTVDADGRRTEITCAKCGGHLGHVFAGEGFTPKNTRHCVNSLSLEFVPEAKKEQTETAIFAGGCFWGVEHLLSKEPGVLDVESGYIGGHTENPTYEEVCSHRTGHAEAVRVTFDPAKVSYERLARLFFEIHDPTQVDRQGPDIGDQYRSEVFYTTPAQRETAEKLIAELRAKGYDVVTEVTQATTFWPAEGYHQDYYDRKGTQPYCHAYTKRF is encoded by the coding sequence ATGAAACCGTTGACACCGGAAGAGAAGCGGGTGATCGTCGACAAGGGCACCGAGGCGCCCTTTACGGGTCGCTATTACAAACACAAGGAGCCGGGGACTTACGTCTGCCGCCAGTGCGGGGCGCCGTTGTACCGCTCGGCGGACAAGTTCGATGCCGGATGCGGCTGGCCGAGTTTCGACGACGAGATTCCCGGGGCCGTGAAACGCACGGTGGATGCTGACGGGCGGCGCACGGAGATCACTTGTGCCAAGTGCGGCGGTCATCTGGGCCATGTATTTGCGGGCGAGGGTTTTACGCCCAAGAATACGCGCCACTGCGTCAACTCCCTCTCGCTGGAGTTCGTGCCCGAGGCCAAAAAGGAGCAGACCGAGACGGCGATTTTCGCCGGAGGCTGTTTCTGGGGTGTGGAGCACCTGCTTTCGAAGGAGCCGGGGGTATTGGACGTCGAGTCGGGCTACATCGGCGGCCACACCGAGAATCCCACCTACGAGGAGGTGTGCAGCCACCGCACGGGGCATGCCGAGGCGGTGCGCGTGACGTTCGACCCCGCGAAGGTCTCCTACGAGCGGCTGGCACGGCTGTTTTTCGAGATTCACGACCCCACGCAGGTCGACCGGCAGGGTCCCGACATCGGCGACCAGTACCGTTCCGAGGTCTTTTACACCACGCCTGCCCAGCGCGAGACGGCCGAAAAGCTGATTGCCGAACTGCGCGCGAAGGGCTACGATGTCGTGACCGAGGTTACACAGGCCACGACTTTCTGGCCCGCCGAGGGGTATCATCAGGACTATTACGACCGCAAAGGCACGCAGCCTTATTGCCACGCTTACACCAAGCGTTTCTAA
- a CDS encoding DMT family transporter has protein sequence MNRVKGILWAALSSSTFGLAPLFTLLLIGVGYSSFEVLTYRWGVASLCLVAYGLMAGCDFRLGRRELGTVFLLSLFRATTSLSLVIAYQNIASGVASTIHFMYPLVVALVMMCFFRERGSVWTFAAIGLSIVGAVLLSQGNAGFTRGDTTLGIVSSVVSVVAYGGYIVGVRKSRAVEIDSTVLTCYVMAFGTLFFIVGGCFTGGIRLETDPHTWLCILGIALPATAVSNMALVQAIKSIGPTLTSIFGAMEPLTAVVIGVCVFAEPFTAQGAGGILLIVAAVTMVVLRSRRQ, from the coding sequence ATGAATCGCGTCAAAGGAATTCTCTGGGCGGCCCTCTCGTCGTCGACTTTCGGACTGGCTCCGCTGTTCACCCTGCTGCTGATCGGCGTGGGGTATTCGTCATTCGAGGTGCTGACTTATCGCTGGGGCGTGGCGTCGCTCTGTCTGGTCGCCTACGGGCTGATGGCGGGGTGCGATTTCCGTCTCGGCAGGCGCGAACTGGGCACGGTGTTCCTGCTGAGTTTGTTCCGGGCCACCACGTCGCTGAGTCTGGTGATCGCCTACCAGAACATCGCCAGCGGGGTGGCTTCGACGATCCATTTCATGTATCCGCTGGTCGTGGCGCTGGTGATGATGTGCTTCTTCCGCGAACGCGGCTCGGTGTGGACCTTTGCCGCCATCGGACTGTCGATCGTCGGAGCCGTGCTGCTCTCGCAGGGCAACGCCGGATTCACGCGCGGGGACACGACGTTGGGCATCGTGTCGTCGGTGGTGTCGGTCGTCGCCTACGGCGGCTACATCGTGGGCGTGCGCAAGAGCCGGGCCGTGGAGATCGACTCTACGGTGCTGACCTGCTATGTGATGGCTTTCGGGACGCTGTTCTTCATCGTCGGCGGGTGTTTCACGGGCGGCATCCGTCTCGAAACCGATCCCCATACATGGCTCTGCATCCTCGGCATCGCCCTGCCCGCGACCGCCGTGTCGAACATGGCGCTGGTGCAGGCCATCAAGAGCATCGGGCCGACGCTGACCTCGATTTTCGGCGCCATGGAGCCGCTGACGGCCGTGGTGATCGGCGTATGCGTCTTTGCCGAACCTTTCACGGCGCAGGGGGCGGGTGGCATCCTGCTGATCGTCGCGGCGGTGAC
- a CDS encoding urocanate hydratase, which translates to MTREEFQNDIRAGIPDRLPAAKPYDKQINHAPKRKEILTEAEKALALKNALRYFPAKHHAALAKEFAEELRRYGRIYMYRLRPDYEMYARPIDEYPARCRQAAAVMMMIQNNLDPRVAQHPHELITYGGNGAVFQNWAQYRLAMQYLSEMTDHQTLVMYSGHPLGLFPSHPDAPRVVVTNGMVIPNYSKPDDWERLNALGVSQYGQMTAGSYMYIGPQGIVHGTTITVMNAARKRFTAGRTDTRGMLFVTSGLGGMSGAQPKAGNISGVVSVVAEINPKAAQKRYEQGWVDELHEALDELIPRIRQAVKAKEVVSLAYVGNVVDLWERLAAEEIAVDLGSDQTSLHNPWAGGYYPVGLSYEASNKMMAEEPGRFRECVQESLRRQVDAINKLTDRGMYFFDYGNAFLLEASRAGAAVTGEGGRFRYPSYVQDIMGPMFFDYGFGPFRWVCTSGRPEDLETTDRLAAEVLEEIRKTAPDDIRGQLDDNIHWIREAGRNKLVVGSQARILYADCEGRTKIAEAFNRAIAEGRITAPVVLGRDHHDVSGTDSPYRETSNIYDGSNLTADMAVQNVIGDAFRGATWVSIHNGGGVGWGEVINGGFGMVIDGSEDADRRIREMLLWDVNNGIARRSWARNEGAVEAIRREMERTPGLRVTLPNFADDDVILNALNDNN; encoded by the coding sequence ATGACACGCGAAGAGTTTCAGAACGACATTCGCGCGGGTATTCCCGACCGGCTGCCCGCCGCGAAACCTTATGACAAACAGATCAACCATGCGCCCAAGCGCAAGGAGATACTCACGGAGGCCGAGAAGGCGCTGGCGCTGAAAAACGCCCTGCGCTACTTTCCCGCCAAGCACCACGCCGCGCTGGCGAAGGAGTTCGCCGAGGAGCTGCGCCGCTACGGGCGTATCTATATGTACCGCCTGCGTCCCGACTACGAGATGTATGCGCGGCCGATCGACGAATATCCGGCCCGCTGCCGGCAGGCGGCGGCCGTGATGATGATGATTCAGAACAACCTCGACCCGAGGGTGGCGCAGCATCCCCACGAACTGATCACCTACGGCGGCAACGGCGCCGTGTTCCAGAACTGGGCGCAGTACCGGCTGGCCATGCAGTACCTCTCGGAAATGACCGATCACCAGACGCTGGTGATGTACTCGGGGCACCCGCTGGGGCTGTTCCCGTCGCACCCCGACGCTCCGCGCGTGGTGGTGACGAACGGCATGGTGATTCCCAATTACTCGAAGCCCGACGACTGGGAGCGGCTCAACGCCCTCGGGGTGTCGCAGTACGGGCAGATGACCGCCGGGTCGTATATGTACATCGGGCCGCAGGGCATCGTCCACGGTACGACGATCACGGTGATGAACGCTGCGCGCAAGCGCTTCACGGCGGGGCGCACCGACACGCGCGGCATGCTGTTCGTCACCTCGGGTCTCGGCGGCATGTCGGGCGCCCAGCCCAAGGCGGGCAATATCTCGGGCGTGGTGTCGGTCGTCGCCGAAATCAACCCCAAGGCGGCGCAGAAACGCTACGAGCAGGGGTGGGTCGACGAACTGCATGAAGCGCTGGATGAACTGATACCGCGTATCCGTCAGGCTGTCAAGGCGAAGGAAGTCGTGTCGCTGGCCTATGTGGGCAACGTCGTGGACCTCTGGGAGCGGCTGGCCGCGGAGGAGATCGCGGTCGATCTGGGTTCGGACCAGACCTCGCTGCACAATCCGTGGGCAGGCGGTTATTACCCCGTGGGGCTGAGCTACGAGGCGTCGAACAAGATGATGGCCGAGGAGCCCGGGCGTTTCCGCGAATGCGTGCAGGAGTCGCTGCGGCGGCAGGTCGACGCCATCAATAAGCTGACGGACAGGGGAATGTATTTCTTCGACTATGGCAACGCATTCCTGCTGGAAGCCTCGCGTGCCGGGGCGGCGGTGACGGGCGAGGGCGGACGCTTCCGCTATCCCTCCTATGTGCAGGACATCATGGGGCCGATGTTCTTCGACTACGGCTTCGGGCCTTTCCGCTGGGTCTGCACCTCGGGGCGTCCCGAGGACCTCGAAACGACCGACCGGCTGGCCGCCGAAGTGCTGGAAGAGATTCGGAAAACGGCTCCCGACGATATCCGGGGCCAGTTGGACGACAACATTCACTGGATTCGGGAGGCCGGACGCAACAAACTCGTCGTGGGTTCGCAGGCCCGCATCCTCTATGCCGACTGCGAGGGCCGCACGAAGATCGCCGAGGCTTTCAACCGTGCCATTGCCGAGGGCCGTATCACGGCTCCCGTGGTGCTGGGACGCGACCACCACGACGTTTCGGGCACCGACTCGCCGTACCGCGAGACCTCGAACATCTACGACGGTTCGAACCTCACGGCGGACATGGCCGTGCAGAACGTCATCGGCGACGCCTTCCGTGGTGCTACATGGGTCTCGATCCACAACGGCGGCGGCGTGGGCTGGGGCGAGGTCATCAACGGCGGCTTCGGCATGGTGATCGACGGTTCGGAAGATGCCGACCGCCGCATCCGCGAAATGCTGCTGTGGGACGTCAACAACGGTATCGCCCGCCGGAGTTGGGCCCGCAACGAAGGGGCAGTCGAGGCCATCCGCCGCGAGATGGAGCGCACGCCGGGACTGCGCGTGACGCTGCCCAATTTCGCCGACGACGATGTCATTCTCAATGCACTGAACGATAATAATTAA
- the hutH gene encoding histidine ammonia-lyase: MEHHHITADHLSIDRVREILEHRLPLVLSDDARARIVRCREYLDRKMENPERPIYGITTGFGSLCDISVGRDELSRLQQNLVMSHACGTGERVPSEIVRLILLLKIQSLSYGHSGVQLATVERLVEFFNRDILPVVYQQGSLGASGDLAPLAHMSLPLLGLGEVEYNGEVRPAADVLAEVGLEPIRLQSKEGLALLNGTQFMSAYGVWSLIRARRLSEWADRIGALALDAFDGRIEPFCDEVHLIRAHRGQLATARAIRGLLEGSELIVRPKKHVQDPYSFRCMPQVHGASKDTIDYVESVLTTEINSTTDNPTVFPEEDMVVSAGNFHGQPIALAMDFLAIALAELGNISERRTYKLISGARELPKFLVANPGLNSGFMIPQYTAASIVSQSKGLCMPASVDSIPSSQGQEDHVSMGSNAATKLWRVVCNTERVLAIELFNAAQAIEFRRPAHTSPALERLLADYRQRVPFIDNDEVMYPHIEASIQFLHTL, encoded by the coding sequence ATGGAACATCACCATATCACGGCGGATCATCTTTCGATAGATCGTGTCCGCGAAATCCTTGAACACCGCCTGCCGCTCGTGCTGAGCGACGATGCCCGGGCGCGCATCGTCCGCTGCCGCGAGTACCTCGACCGCAAGATGGAGAACCCCGAGCGACCTATTTACGGCATCACCACCGGTTTCGGGTCGCTGTGCGACATCTCGGTGGGGCGCGACGAGCTGTCGCGGCTGCAGCAGAACCTTGTGATGTCGCACGCCTGCGGCACCGGGGAGCGCGTGCCGTCGGAGATCGTGCGGCTGATCCTGCTGCTGAAAATCCAGTCGCTTTCCTACGGCCATTCGGGCGTGCAGTTGGCGACGGTCGAACGTCTCGTGGAGTTTTTCAACCGCGACATCCTGCCCGTGGTCTACCAGCAGGGATCGCTGGGCGCTTCGGGCGACCTTGCGCCGCTGGCCCACATGAGCCTGCCGCTGCTGGGGCTCGGGGAGGTGGAGTACAACGGGGAGGTCCGTCCCGCGGCCGACGTGCTGGCCGAGGTGGGGTTGGAGCCGATCCGGCTGCAGTCGAAAGAGGGACTTGCCCTGCTGAACGGCACGCAGTTCATGAGCGCCTACGGCGTCTGGTCGCTGATCCGGGCCCGCCGGCTGAGCGAGTGGGCCGACCGCATCGGGGCGCTGGCGCTGGACGCCTTCGACGGGCGCATCGAGCCTTTCTGCGACGAGGTGCACCTCATCCGTGCCCACCGGGGACAGTTGGCCACGGCCCGCGCCATCCGCGGCCTGCTGGAGGGCAGTGAACTGATCGTCCGCCCGAAAAAGCATGTGCAGGACCCTTATTCGTTCCGCTGCATGCCGCAGGTGCACGGGGCGTCGAAAGACACCATCGACTATGTGGAGAGCGTGCTGACCACCGAGATCAACTCCACGACCGACAATCCGACGGTCTTTCCCGAGGAGGATATGGTCGTTTCGGCGGGTAATTTCCACGGCCAGCCGATCGCCTTGGCGATGGATTTTCTGGCAATAGCTCTGGCCGAGCTGGGCAACATCTCGGAACGCCGCACCTATAAGTTGATTTCGGGGGCCCGCGAACTGCCGAAATTCCTTGTGGCCAATCCCGGGCTGAACAGCGGCTTCATGATTCCGCAATATACCGCCGCGTCGATCGTGAGCCAGTCCAAGGGGCTCTGCATGCCCGCGTCGGTCGACTCGATCCCTTCGTCGCAGGGGCAGGAGGACCATGTGAGCATGGGCTCCAACGCCGCTACGAAGCTTTGGCGCGTGGTGTGCAACACCGAGCGGGTGCTGGCCATCGAGCTGTTCAACGCCGCGCAGGCCATCGAGTTCCGCCGCCCGGCGCACACGTCGCCTGCGCTGGAACGCCTGCTGGCCGACTACCGGCAGCGGGTGCCATTCATCGACAACGACGAGGTGATGTATCCCCATATCGAAGCCTCGATCCAATTCCTGCATACGCTATGA
- the hutI gene encoding imidazolonepropionase, with amino-acid sequence MKLLVKNIGRIVGIESTGRLRVCGAEMDRLECFDDAWLLVDNDRFAAYGRMDELGEIAADRVVDAEGGMLFPSFCDSHTHLVYAGSREQEFLDKINGLSYEEIARRGGGILNSADLLHETSEDDLYAQAMERVREIAAMGTGCVEIKSGYGLSTQDELKMLRVIRRIRETSPLEVRATFLGAHAVARAYRGRQGEYVDLICNEMLPAVAAEGLADFVDVFCDEGFFTVEETARILRAGRRLGLRGKIHANELAVSGGVQVGVEHDALSVDHLERMGAEEIEALHGAVTMPTLLPGAAFFLGMSYPPAREMIGAGLGVALASDYNPGSSPSGNMRMVVSLASIRMKMTPAEAINAATLNGAYAMGLSRDYGSITLGKVANFFITNPMPSVEFFSYAYQTPLIRRVFLKGSEFPVQA; translated from the coding sequence ATGAAACTGCTGGTGAAGAATATCGGCCGCATCGTCGGCATCGAATCGACGGGCCGCCTCCGGGTCTGCGGTGCGGAAATGGACCGGCTGGAATGCTTCGACGATGCGTGGCTGCTGGTCGACAACGACCGTTTCGCGGCTTACGGACGCATGGACGAGCTGGGCGAGATCGCCGCCGACCGGGTGGTCGATGCCGAAGGGGGCATGCTCTTTCCGTCGTTCTGCGACTCGCACACCCATCTGGTCTATGCCGGGAGCCGCGAACAGGAGTTTCTGGACAAGATCAACGGCCTCTCCTACGAAGAGATCGCCCGGCGGGGCGGGGGAATCCTCAATTCCGCCGACCTGCTGCACGAAACCTCCGAGGACGACCTCTATGCGCAGGCGATGGAGCGCGTGCGCGAGATCGCGGCGATGGGGACGGGGTGCGTGGAAATCAAGAGCGGCTACGGGCTCTCGACCCAAGACGAGCTGAAGATGCTGCGCGTTATTCGCCGCATCCGCGAAACGTCACCGCTGGAGGTGCGCGCCACGTTCCTCGGGGCGCACGCCGTGGCCCGGGCCTACCGGGGACGGCAGGGGGAGTATGTCGACCTGATCTGCAACGAGATGCTGCCGGCCGTGGCGGCCGAAGGGCTGGCCGATTTCGTCGACGTCTTCTGCGACGAGGGCTTTTTCACCGTCGAAGAGACGGCCCGCATCCTCCGGGCCGGGCGCAGGTTGGGCCTGCGGGGGAAAATCCACGCCAACGAACTGGCCGTCTCGGGTGGCGTGCAGGTGGGGGTGGAGCACGACGCCCTTTCGGTCGACCACCTCGAACGCATGGGGGCCGAGGAGATCGAGGCCCTGCACGGCGCGGTGACCATGCCGACGCTGCTGCCCGGTGCGGCGTTTTTCCTCGGCATGAGCTATCCCCCGGCCCGGGAGATGATCGGCGCGGGGCTGGGCGTGGCGCTGGCTTCGGACTACAATCCCGGGTCGTCGCCCTCGGGCAACATGCGCATGGTCGTTTCGCTGGCCTCGATACGCATGAAGATGACCCCCGCGGAGGCCATCAACGCCGCGACGCTCAACGGAGCCTATGCCATGGGGCTGAGCCGCGACTACGGAAGCATCACTTTAGGTAAAGTGGCCAACTTCTTCATCACGAATCCGATGCCGTCGGTCGAGTTCTTCTCCTATGCCTACCAGACGCCCCTTATCCGGCGCGTTTTCTTAAAGGGAAGCGAGTTTCCTGTTCAGGCTTAG
- a CDS encoding glycosyltransferase family 2 protein yields the protein MKWYAKYLPVYEKPFAEAPAAAVAEVRAKLAERQSDKPLVTVSVIAYNEERRLLACLWSLAEQQCRYPMEIIGTDNMSKDRTAEIFETVGLPWKRETTPGCGHARLCGLGRARGKYHINIDADTMYPPRYVETMVDALERRGVVAVSSLWSYIPDASHSAFGLWFYELARDTHLWLQSFKRPELSVRGLVFAYNTELARKVGIRTDIIRGEDGSLALGLKPYGRIAFVRKRRARAVTGYGTVSKDGSLMDSFRVRAVKALKGLGGIFSKKSEYKDEEDNLLK from the coding sequence ATGAAATGGTACGCCAAATACCTCCCCGTCTATGAAAAGCCTTTTGCCGAAGCCCCCGCGGCAGCCGTCGCCGAGGTCCGCGCGAAGCTGGCCGAACGGCAGTCGGACAAACCGCTGGTGACGGTCTCCGTCATCGCCTACAACGAGGAGCGGCGCCTGCTGGCCTGCCTCTGGTCGCTCGCCGAACAGCAATGCCGCTACCCGATGGAGATCATCGGCACGGACAACATGTCGAAAGACCGCACGGCTGAGATTTTCGAGACGGTCGGCCTGCCGTGGAAGCGCGAGACGACACCCGGATGCGGCCATGCACGCCTCTGCGGGCTGGGCCGCGCCCGCGGCAAGTACCATATCAACATCGACGCCGACACGATGTACCCGCCGCGCTATGTCGAGACGATGGTCGACGCGCTGGAACGCCGGGGCGTCGTGGCCGTCAGCTCGCTCTGGAGCTACATTCCCGACGCCTCGCATTCGGCATTCGGGCTCTGGTTCTACGAACTGGCCCGCGACACGCACCTGTGGCTCCAGTCATTCAAGCGGCCCGAGCTGAGCGTCCGCGGACTGGTCTTCGCCTACAATACGGAACTGGCCCGCAAGGTGGGCATCCGCACCGACATCATCCGCGGCGAGGACGGCTCGCTGGCCCTCGGACTGAAACCCTACGGCCGCATCGCCTTCGTCCGCAAACGCCGGGCGCGCGCCGTGACGGGTTACGGCACGGTTTCGAAGGACGGGTCGCTGATGGACAGCTTTCGTGTGCGGGCTGTCAAAGCCCTGAAAGGTCTCGGCGGGATATTCTCCAAAAAATCGGAATACAAGGACGAAGAGGACAACCTGTTGAAATGA
- the ftcD gene encoding glutamate formimidoyltransferase, which translates to MTNRIIECVPNFSEGCDKNVIGQITAAIEASGGVKLLDVDPGEATNRTVVTFVGEPEAVVEAAFAGVRRAAELIDMRRHKGAHPRMGATDVLPLIPIAGVTLEECAALARRLAERIAAELRIPTYCYEAAAFVPERKNLAVCRAGEYEALPEKLARKESAPDFGARPFDEGVARTGATTVGARDFLIAVNFNLNTTSTRRANAIAFDVREKGRPVREGGSPVGKPLKDAAGNPLMQPGTLKATKAIGWFIEEYGIAQVSMNITDLSVTPLHVAFDEVCRKADARGVRVTGTEIVGLVPKRALVEAGKYYLRKQHRSTGIAEEEIVRIAVKSMGLDDLKPFNPAEKVIEYLLEAEVQQKRLIDMTCKAFAEETASESPAPGGGSIAAYMGALGAALGTMVANLSSHKAGWDDRWEKFSDWAGQGQAVLSELLRLVDEDTAAFNRIMAVFAMPKSTDEEKAARSAALQEATLYATEVPLRTMKAASRVFAIVRAMASEGNPNSVSDAGVGALAARSAVLGACLNVKINAAGLKDRAKADALVAEANALAAEAVRLEAEVLAIVESKIG; encoded by the coding sequence ATGACAAACCGAATCATCGAATGCGTCCCCAATTTCAGTGAGGGATGCGATAAAAACGTGATCGGACAGATTACCGCGGCCATCGAGGCGTCCGGCGGCGTGAAACTGCTCGATGTGGACCCCGGCGAGGCGACCAACCGCACGGTCGTCACCTTCGTCGGCGAACCCGAAGCGGTCGTCGAGGCCGCTTTCGCAGGGGTCAGGCGGGCCGCCGAACTGATCGACATGCGCCGTCACAAGGGCGCGCATCCCCGCATGGGGGCCACCGACGTGCTGCCGCTGATCCCGATCGCCGGCGTCACGCTCGAAGAGTGCGCGGCGCTGGCCCGCAGGCTGGCCGAGCGGATCGCCGCCGAACTGCGCATCCCGACCTACTGTTACGAGGCCGCCGCCTTTGTCCCCGAACGGAAAAACCTCGCCGTGTGCCGCGCCGGGGAGTATGAGGCCCTGCCCGAAAAACTGGCACGCAAGGAGTCGGCACCCGACTTCGGGGCCCGGCCTTTCGACGAGGGCGTCGCCCGCACGGGCGCCACGACCGTCGGGGCCCGCGACTTCCTGATCGCCGTGAATTTCAACCTGAACACCACCTCCACGCGCCGCGCCAACGCCATTGCGTTCGACGTGCGCGAGAAAGGGCGCCCCGTGCGCGAGGGCGGTTCGCCCGTGGGCAAGCCGCTCAAAGACGCCGCCGGAAACCCCCTGATGCAGCCCGGCACATTGAAGGCCACGAAGGCTATCGGCTGGTTCATCGAAGAGTACGGCATCGCTCAGGTCTCGATGAACATCACCGACCTGTCCGTAACGCCTCTGCATGTTGCTTTCGACGAGGTGTGCCGCAAGGCCGACGCCCGCGGCGTGCGCGTCACGGGCACCGAAATCGTGGGGCTGGTCCCGAAGCGGGCGCTTGTCGAGGCGGGCAAATACTATCTCCGCAAACAGCATCGTTCGACGGGTATCGCCGAGGAGGAGATCGTCCGCATCGCCGTCAAGTCGATGGGATTGGACGACCTGAAACCGTTCAACCCTGCCGAAAAGGTGATCGAATACCTGCTTGAAGCAGAGGTTCAACAGAAGCGGCTTATCGACATGACCTGCAAGGCGTTCGCCGAGGAGACGGCGAGCGAATCGCCCGCTCCGGGCGGCGGCTCGATCGCGGCCTACATGGGTGCGCTGGGGGCGGCTCTGGGGACGATGGTCGCCAACCTCTCGTCGCACAAGGCGGGGTGGGACGACCGCTGGGAGAAGTTTTCCGACTGGGCCGGGCAGGGGCAGGCCGTTCTGAGCGAACTCCTGCGCCTTGTGGACGAGGACACCGCGGCGTTCAACCGCATCATGGCGGTCTTTGCCATGCCCAAGTCCACCGACGAGGAGAAGGCGGCCCGCAGCGCAGCCTTGCAGGAGGCGACGCTCTATGCCACGGAGGTGCCCCTGCGGACGATGAAGGCCGCGTCGCGGGTCTTTGCGATCGTGCGCGCCATGGCCTCGGAGGGCAATCCCAATTCGGTCTCCGACGCGGGTGTGGGCGCTTTGGCGGCCCGCAGCGCGGTGCTGGGGGCCTGTCTCAATGTGAAGATCAACGCCGCGGGATTGAAAGACCGTGCGAAGGCCGATGCGCTCGTCGCCGAGGCGAATGCGCTGGCCGCCGAAGCCGTGCGCCTCGAAGCGGAGGTGCTGGCGATCGTCGAATCTAAAATCGGATAG